The Lineus longissimus chromosome 6, tnLinLong1.2, whole genome shotgun sequence sequence TATACAATGTTAAGTAAATTGTAATTGTATTGCACACAATTTGCACAGAATTTCCAATGACTACACACTAGTGACTACTGTCCTCGGTGGATTGTTACATTTCCTGTCTATGGACATAGCTTTTGCCGAGCGGGAGAGGGCAGAGTTGCCGGTTTACCAGACCGGCCAGAGGGCCTAGGACTAGGTTTGAAATTGAGGGCCCTTCCTCACTCAATCGTTTGTCAtggtatggggggggggggagtggtGCTGAAAATCGATCTGAAAATCAACTTTCCATAATGTGTGAAAACAGCTTTGACAATAGGCAATAGAGCAAAACAATCATGCATCATTGACCAGTTTATTTACATTTTGCAAGATTGTACACGTGCACCAAACCACCACATGTCCATGATttcgtcgttgttgttgttgttgttgttgttggcgtTGAAGAAACCCAAAAATAAACTGTGGGTCAAAAAGATGTGGAGGTGACTTCAATTCAATCATTTGAGAAAACGCGTATGTTGGTGCTAATCTCAATAGGTTGACAAAATACCTAACTACTATATGACATTTTTAATCATCTGCTAGCATTTTTAACAACGAATAAGCCCCTCCTACGTCAAACAATCTAGTCGAACTCACCCTTCTTGGGTAACCCCCTTCTCCCCGTCCGAGACTTGCGACTATTTTTGGTGTATGGAAGCGGTTTATGATCCCCGTTTGCGGGCGCCGTGGGACTCCGTCCCCCTTCATCGGACCCTTCTTTGGGAACGTAAGGGTACTTGGACGGCCTCTTCGCACGCTTGATAACTCTCATCTCTTTATTCCCATCGTCTAACTTCGCAATCAGCTCATCTTCCTCGGTCTCCACGCTAATGTTCATGTTGTTTTCGTCAGCAGCGAGGAATCCATTTTGGAATTCGTCAGGAAGTTCCATTGCGCTAGACATCGTCTTATAATCCCGTTGGTCTCCCCGAATGTGAAATAATTAGATATTAGCAATCTTAAGTATGCGTACTATGCAACTGTGCAGATGTCAGATGAAAATATGTACACGATAATGTCAAAAATCTGTAAATAATGCAAATCTATCAGACCCTCATTCCAAGAACAACATGGAGTTTGTTTTGCTTTTCTTCACGCGAGGTATGACGTGTTTATATTGCCACGTGATTAAAAGCGTGGCCAAGGATTGGCTAATCTCTTAATTGGGTCATCCAGCGCCAAATATGAAATAGGGGTCGTCTCACGaatatcatcaccatcattgttCAAATGACGCATGTCCAGTGCGTGGTGGTGTAGTCCATCTAGCCCAGCACTAAGATAATCCACATACATATCTTTAACCTCTGGTACCGAGATCCAGGGTGCAGATACAGTTAGGCCCTATCGAACATACAGCTATTGTTCACATGTATATTTTACGCATGAGACTACGACTCTCGTTACACGGCCTCATTGAATAGTTTTATCTACTGGTCATAGATGGCGAAAGTGTCGCGATGGCGTCAACAAAAGTTACCAAATTTGTCGAATTTGGCAAGAAAATAGTTGCTGTTGGCAGGAATTTCAGGTattgtcatcaatgattgttgTAGTCAACAATTAAATCAATTAAATGACATAACGACCGCAGTCGCTGATTCATCATGACATAGTCTGAGATTGAATGAAGGGCATTCAGTGATTCAGAGGGCAGAGTCCAAATACACTATCCAGTACAGGGTGGGCCAGAAAAGACACTGAACAGCACATTTGGATTGGCTGCCATTGTTTTGGCTTGACATGCCCTCTATGGTAAGGGGTATCCTTGTTCTGTGATGGAGAAAAACATGTAGAAATAGCCTTGGGCTACACATAGTTCTAGTATGGAAGTGATGCATTTACAGTTGCCTGATGGTAGATCATAAAAACTTCAAAATGTGATTTCTCCACCACCAGCTTCAGTTGTCCATACGtctgattttcatgaaattggtAACTGGGCAGGGTGAGGCACAACCAGGTCAAAGATATTAAAAAGCCCATCCCAAGATGTATAGTGACCAGGCAAAGTTCTCATGAAGGAAATCAGGTggatgaagacaatgtcacaacctaccctGCTTAGTCACAATCGGAGTGAAGAAAATATAACACTACATTCTCCCCTTCTCTTTTTGCAAGAGTATTTTACATGCTGCCAGTGCCACTGCTGCAAGACCCCAAGTGTTGGGATTATTACATTCCTTTTCATCAGTCCCCTGCATGATCTCATCTAAAAAGTATTGATGCTATCCATCTTCTGTTATAGTGAACATGCTGCTGAACTTGGAAATGCCATTCCTACTGAACCTATCATCTTCCTCAAACCAACATCAGCTTATGTTACAGAGGGGAACCTCATAAAGGTGAGTGTCTCATTTTCTGGATGAATATTCTGATTGCACTTTAATTCTGTTGTCATTGCATTTATCTTAGCAGACTCAGGTGATGGAAAACATTGATTAGGAGAcaaattttgttcaaaatgtcTGGTGGCCTTTGAATAATAAGCAATATCTCTTTATAGTGACACAACCATGTCTATTGTCAATGTAGCATTAGTCAACTTCCTATTCTGGCGTATTTAACTGGTAGGCCACTGGTAAATAATAGATAAGGACATGTCTTTATTTCTTTTTGGTACATTCCACCTGCAACTAATTGCTTTCTTCCTTTAACAGATTCCCAAGAATTGTCAAGAGCTTCACCATGAGGTTGAACTTGGTCTTGTCATTGGGAAAATGGGTGCTAACATCCCTGCAGAAAACGCCATGGATTACATCGGAGGGTATGCGCTGGCTCTGGATATGACCAACAGAGGGCACCAGACGCAGCTTAAGAAGAAGGGACAACCATGGTCCCTTGCAAAAGGATTTGACACGTCCTGTCCCATTAGTGATTTCGTACCAAAGGAGAAGATACCAGATCCTGGCGCTATTCAGTTGTGGTGTAAAGTAAATAATGCAATGAGGCAGGACGGAAATACTAAAGATATGATATTCACTATACCAAACCTGATTAGTTTTATcagtgaatatttcaccttAGAGCCAGGTGATTTGATTTTGACTGGTACGCCTGCTGGAGTTGGGCCCGTGAAGTCTGGAGACACTATTGAAGCGGGTTTAGAGAATGTGGTTAGAATGTCTTTCACTTTGGCCTAGTTGAAAGTACAGCATCATGGTGCACATGTCAAGGACAAGTTTAAGCTCAAAGACAGTACGTCTTTTCTAGGAATACTGTTTTTAGGGTTCAAAACGTTGTTGATTACTTATCAGCTTAAAAATGGGTTTCAGAAAAGCATTGGGTATTCAGCCATCAGCTGTGTAATTTGATAGACTGCTATTGGCATAGCAGTGCTGCCTATCGTCTATTTCACGAGACAATAGCACTCAGATACTTAGTGATCTCACACGGAAAATGCTGCGGttgaaaaaattttaaatttcatctAAAACTTAAAAGTCCAAAGCAGCAGttggaaatatttttatatttcatcTAAAATTTTAAAGTCCAAAGTATCCAAAACACTTACTTACATGACCAAGAGCCATTTGAAGTGAAACACTTGACAACTTTTCACAGGCATTTTCGACATTTTTGTGAGCTCGTCATTTTCTGATGCAATGGACTATGTTCTTGGTGCCATGAGGTGTGTTATTGATTGATGACACATATAAAAAATGCACTTGTTAAATTATATTGTCAATTCAGTGTTTAAAAACATGATTGTGGGAAGCATTTTTACTGTTTTGATGTTTTATTTCTAGCATGAATAAATCTTAATTATTTAGTTCCAATCAATTTATTGTTATTCCATTCCTTGCATTGATGACAAATATCTAGAAATCATGAACAAACAGCCAAAGTTTTGAACATGCAGATTGCACAGTTCCTGTGTTGATTTGATGGCAATACTCACTGGTACTGGGACCGATCATTACCAGGTTGAGAGTTTTTGCTAAGCCCCTGAAATGCATCTCTATGTCTGATTGTGATGGCTAGTAATCAAGAGTTGCCAACCTGCTAGAACGAAATCCCAGGAGATCAACACTGAAGGACAAAATATAGAGAGATTAATGGAAATTCCATTCAATTTCCTCAGAGGGAAAAACCTGGGAGGACATTGGAAAATGCAAAATGCACCGTTGAAAAAATCTAGAGATTTGCAGCAAAACGGAGGTTCCAAGTGGCCAGGGATGGCTGGCATCACTGGTAATTCCCCGAGCACAGATCTGTACGAAAATATCTCAGATGTCACAAAGAGAAGCTTCACAAAGAACTAAATAATATATTTTTATTGGTGAAATGATTAAAATACAGCAGGGGGTCATCATTTAGAACATGATTCTCCAATTAGTGCAGAAAGGAACTGTGTTACGAATAATGATAAGCAGGTGTTGTTAAATCAAATTGCCAACATATGAAATGCAGGGCCACCAATGTGGACAGCGAACATGAAGGCATACAGGACAAAATGACTTGTCCCAACACCAGGGCAACAGCCGACATGCTCATAAACtttacaaaatttcatttggTATGTGCTGTCGCAGAGCAGAGTGCTGCTATATCCTACATATAAAGTCATCTTTTTTGCTATTCCTTGTCACATGTTTGCCGCCCAATATGGTGGAGATGGCATCTTTTATACCATGGCTTATATTTTCAACCAGAACCTACCACACTCCTGCTTTAATAAAGAAACAAAGGCTGACCACAATTTTACACAGGATACCAGATTCATAAGTTCTACGAACtttgcataatacatgtacatttcattgacATTAATTCAGACAGAACCTCCTGTTCTCACATATCTGATAATGATACATTTCACGTACATGTTGGCACCAAATGTTTACTTGACGCCCCCCCaagtttcatttgaattttGAGTGAGCATCCAAACACCAAAATCTGTCTATGAATTGCCATCCAATCACATTTACGATGTAATTTACGATCAGATGCGAGCAATCCATCTGCTCCAATACATTCCTGTACTGGTGACCAGATAGAGTGAGCATGACATTACTGCAAGAACAGTACAAGTGTCGAAAACTAAAAACAAAGCTGGTTCACCAGCGCAATTTCTTTGCTGGGAGGTGAATGAGAAGCAGTGTCAATTACCTGCAATAGAGTATATAAATTTTGACCGAAGGCAgtctgattaaaaaaaattgcaaaaataactttttatgaCCTAAATGTGTATTGTTTACAGAAGAGAATGATTTAAGGCAAGAAAAGAatgtacttttatttcttcCTTAACATAGCTAGCGCTATTATTTGCCGACAAGAACAATGACACCAATGGCAATATCCATAAACGAAAAGCAAAGGAATGGACACATGTGCATGGAAACCTTCCATTACTAGAAAGCTCACTTTTGAAAAGGCCAAAACTAATTTAATTTCACACACTACAAATTAGTCTCCGTTTTTCTTGTCTTTCCAAATTGGACAGAGTAGTAAATATCATTTTGTTATGTAGTCACATTTCCATTCAGGATTTTGTAGTGGACAGACAAAATCAAGATACACAAAACTAATACTTAAGACTTTAATGGAATCATTGTGATTCGTATTGCTACTCCTGGCCAACAGAGCATACAATTCTGAAAGACACTCTTAACTCCTTTCTACCCGAGGTCATCAACCTGACCCAACAAAACAGGGTATACCATCTGGCAATTTAacaggaacgttaagtaaagctggaacgtgacatgtgggaagtgaacgaatgaggcctatgtaacgtcagccttaaaCAACCGTTCAATGCATTTTCTGTTTCTGCACAGTTCTAAACTGCCATGCAATAACTGAAAATGCTTGTTTGATCAGAAAGTCAATCAGAGAGACAAACTCAATGTACACTCTACATTCAAATTGGGAAAAGAAAGGA is a genomic window containing:
- the LOC135489316 gene encoding acylpyruvase FAHD1, mitochondrial-like, coding for MASTKVTKFVEFGKKIVAVGRNFSEHAAELGNAIPTEPIIFLKPTSAYVTEGNLIKIPKNCQELHHEVELGLVIGKMGANIPAENAMDYIGGYALALDMTNRGHQTQLKKKGQPWSLAKGFDTSCPISDFVPKEKIPDPGAIQLWCKVNNAMRQDGNTKDMIFTIPNLISFISEYFTLEPGDLILTGTPAGVGPVKSGDTIEAGLENVVRMSFTLA